A genomic window from Alkalihalobacillus sp. AL-G includes:
- a CDS encoding ParB/RepB/Spo0J family partition protein, with translation MARGLGKGINAFFPANESETEQEIQEIKVSEVRPNPYQPRKSFDQKAIEELRDSIETHGILQPIVVRKSIKGYEIVVGERRYRAAKEAGLNKIPVLVKDLDEQKMMELALIENLQREDLNPVEEGQAYASLMQELELTQEQLAKRLGKSRPHIANHLRLLQLPALVQQLLAEKKLSMGHGRALLALKNKTKVSPLVQKVIKENLSVRQVEALVQRLNENVSRETKKHKKPKSVFVKEREAVLRERYGTSVTIKENKQKGKIEIDFFSKEDLERILELMEGNR, from the coding sequence ATGGCTAGAGGACTTGGCAAAGGTATCAATGCGTTTTTTCCAGCCAATGAATCAGAAACGGAACAGGAAATCCAAGAAATAAAAGTAAGTGAAGTACGTCCTAATCCGTATCAGCCACGTAAGTCTTTTGACCAAAAAGCAATTGAAGAGCTGAGAGACTCAATTGAAACTCATGGGATTTTGCAGCCGATTGTCGTTCGAAAAAGCATAAAGGGATATGAGATTGTTGTAGGAGAACGAAGATATCGGGCAGCAAAAGAAGCAGGACTAAACAAAATTCCTGTTCTTGTAAAGGACCTTGATGAGCAAAAAATGATGGAGCTTGCTTTGATTGAAAACCTTCAACGAGAGGATTTGAATCCAGTTGAAGAAGGCCAGGCATACGCAAGCCTAATGCAAGAATTAGAGTTGACACAGGAGCAATTAGCCAAGCGATTAGGAAAAAGTCGTCCACATATCGCCAACCATCTACGATTATTACAACTTCCAGCTCTCGTCCAACAGCTTTTAGCCGAAAAGAAACTATCTATGGGACATGGACGAGCCTTACTCGCGTTAAAAAACAAAACGAAGGTAAGCCCGCTCGTGCAAAAAGTAATCAAAGAGAATCTCAGTGTCCGTCAGGTTGAAGCCCTCGTTCAACGGTTAAATGAAAATGTTTCACGTGAAACAAAAAAGCATAAAAAGCCAAAGTCGGTCTTCGTAAAGGAAAGGGAAGCCGTTTTGCGAGAACGATACGGAACTTCTGTTACAATCAAAGAAAACAAACAAAAGGGTAAAATCGAAATTGATTTCTTTTCTAAAGAGGACCTTGAACGGATTTTAGAACTGATGGAAGGAAATCGTTAA
- a CDS encoding ParA family protein — MGKVIAIANQKGGVGKTTTSVNLGACLAYLGKKVLLIDIDPQGNATSGVGIDKGEIDQCIYDVLVDDMDAHNVVQQTNVEGLYVIPASIQLAGAEIELVPTISREVRLKRAIEQISDQYDYIIIDCPPSLGLLTINSLTAADAVLIPVQCEYYALEGLSQLLNTVRLVQKHLNTQLMIEGVLLTMFDARTNLGIQVIDEVKKYFQEKVYGTVIPRNVRLSEAPSHGKPIIIYDPKSRGADVYLDLAKEVMVNG; from the coding sequence GTGGGGAAAGTTATAGCAATTGCCAATCAAAAAGGTGGAGTCGGCAAAACGACCACATCTGTAAACCTTGGTGCGTGTTTAGCGTACTTGGGAAAAAAAGTGCTCCTCATCGATATTGATCCCCAAGGAAATGCGACAAGTGGTGTCGGCATTGATAAGGGGGAAATTGATCAATGTATCTATGATGTTCTTGTTGATGATATGGATGCACATAACGTTGTCCAGCAAACCAATGTAGAAGGACTTTACGTCATACCCGCATCTATTCAACTAGCGGGCGCTGAAATCGAGCTTGTTCCAACGATTTCAAGGGAGGTTCGTTTAAAACGTGCCATAGAACAAATATCTGACCAATATGATTACATAATTATTGATTGTCCACCATCATTAGGGTTATTGACCATTAATTCGTTAACAGCAGCAGACGCTGTCCTGATCCCAGTGCAGTGTGAATACTACGCACTCGAAGGGCTTAGCCAGCTGTTAAACACAGTTCGACTCGTGCAGAAACATCTCAATACTCAATTGATGATTGAAGGTGTCTTGTTGACAATGTTTGATGCAAGGACAAACCTTGGAATTCAGGTCATTGATGAAGTGAAGAAATACTTTCAGGAAAAGGTTTATGGGACAGTCATTCCACGAAATGTCCGATTGAGTGAGGCTCCAAGTCACGGAAAACCAATCATCATTTACGATCCAAAGTCCCGTGGAGCCGATGTTTATTTAGACCTCGCAAAGGAAGTGATGGTAAATGGCTAG